The region AATTTGAATGCCGCTATCGCAGGAACTGACATGGAAGGCAAAACGATCGAAAACATCTTGATTAATCTTGACATGAAAAACGCTGCCGTTCGTAACAACGGAGGTGGATTTTACAATCATAGCTTATATTGGTCAGTTATGTCACCAAACGGAGGCGGACTTCCAACAGGTGATTTATTAGCCGCAATTGAAAGCGCTTTTGGTTCATTTGAAGAATTTAAAGCTAAATTCAGCAAAGCAGGAGCAACACAATTTGGTTCAGGATGGGCTTGGCTTTGTGTTCACAAAGGAGGAAAACTGGATGTTTGCGGAACAGCAAACCAAGACAACCCATTAATGCCAGGTATTGGTTGTGGAGGAACTCCAATCTTAGGAATGGACGTTTGGGAACATGCTTACTACTTAAATTACCAAAACAGAAGACCGGATTATATTGAAGCTTTTTTCAATACAATCAACTGGACTGAAGTTTCAAGAAGATACGCTTTAGAAAAATAGTTTAGAAGAATACAGAGCAAATAATATAGAGAATAGGCGAATGAACTTTAAGTTTGTTCGCCTATTTTTTTTTGACTTTATTCCAATAAAAAAGGTGGAATTTCTTCCACCTTTTTTGCCCCAAATCTACCATAAACTTAACCTACTAAATGTTATGGTAGTTTAAAATTATAGCAGTTGTTCACAAGAAACAAATATTTAAGATGAACAACTTATAAAACCGATAAATTACACAATTTTAATAATTTTAATACGCTCTCGCATCTTTACCTTCGTAGAAATTCATAAAGGCACGATTTACAACTCGATTCCCACCAGGAGTAGGGTAATCACCTGTAAAATACCAATCGCCTAAATTCTTAGGACAAGCGACATGAAGATCTTCAACGGTTTGGAATATAATTTTAACTTCAGCCTTTATTTCCGGAGAACTCAACATTTCAGCAATTTTATCTGAAATTTCTTGTGGCTGGAACGGTGCGTAAATTGCCGTTACATAATTTACAACCTCCGTATCGATAAAGTTTTCTTGCGTTTTACATTTCGCATATACTTCATCAACAATATGATATAGATTTCTTTCTTTTAATAATTCCAAAGCTGCCCTAAAAGCCACTAAACCTTCCAGTTTAGCCATGTCAATTCCATAACAATCTGGATAACGAATTTGTGGAGCCGACGAAACAATGACAATTCTCTTCGGATTCAAACGATCCATCATTTTGATGATACTCATTTTAAGTGTTGTTCCACGAACAATACTATCATCAATAATCACCAGATTGTCTGTAGGCTTAATTACTCCGTAAGTCACATCGTAAACGTGAGCTACTAAGTCATCACGACTGCTATCCTCAGTGATAAATGTTCTTAGTTTCGCATCTTTAATTGCCACTTTTTCGGTACGGATCTTTACAGCAAGTAATTCTTGCAAACTATCTGCTGTCAAAGTGTCTTTATTTGCCAAGATATAATCATTCTTTCTTTTATTCAAGAAATCCTGAGCTGCCTCAACCATTCCGTAGAAAGAAGTTTCGGCTGTGTTTGGTATATAAGAGAAAACTGTGTTGTCCGTATCGCTATCAATCGATTCCAAAACTGCAGGTAAAATCAATTTTCCCAGATCTTTTCTTTCTTGATAAATTTCGGCATCACTTCCTCTAGAGAAATAAATTCGTTCAAATGAACAAGCTTTTTTAACTGTTGGAGTAAGAATTTCCTGCATCGAAACAGTACCATTCTTTTTGATTATTAATGCATTTCCAGGATCAATTTCTTGCACTTTTTCAAATGGAACATTGAAAACTGTTTGAATTACTGGTCTTTCAGAAGCAACCACCACTACTTCATCATCTTGATAAAAATAGGCCGGACGAATTCCCGCTGGGTCTCTGAAAACAAATGCATCACCATGACCTAAAAGTCCAGCCATAGCATAACCGCCATCCAAATTCTTAGAAGCTCTAGCAAGAATTCTTGCTACATCTAATCTTTCGGCAATTACTGGTGAAGCCTGTCTTTTATTCAATCCTTCATTTTTACATTCCTGATAAAGATCAGTAACAGCGTCATCCAGGAAATGACCTATTTTTTCCATAACAGTCACTGTATCCGCCATTTCTTTTGGATGCTGCCCTAATTCAACCAAACTATTAAAAAGTTCTTTTACATTAGTCATGTTGAAATTTCCAGCCAAAATCAAATTTCGGTGCATCCAGTTATTCTGACGCAAAAAAGGATGAACGCTCTCAATACTATTTTTACCAAAAGTACCATATCTCACGTGTCCTAAAAACAACTCCCCTATGTACGGAATGTTTGCTTTTTGAAGTGCCACATTATCCGCATATTCAGGATGCGAAACCATTTCCTCATTGATTCTCTCATTGATTTGAGCAAAAACATCTTGAATAGGTTGTGCATGATTAGAGCGCACACGGCTAATGTATCGCTCGCCTGGCTCCATGTCTAGTTTTATACTTGCAAATCCGGCACCATCCTGCCCACGGTTGTGCTGCTTTTCCATCATCAGATACATTTTTTGTACTCCGTAAAAAGCAGTTCCGTATTTTTCTTTGTAAAATTCAAGCGGTTTAAGCAGTCTAACTAAGGCTATTCCACATTCGTGTTTTAAAGCGTCGCTCATTGTATTGTATTTGTTGTGTTGTTGTTTACTAAAATATATTCTTACAAAAAGAATATGAAATCATGATTATTAACCAAAAAAACCTCGTTTCCGAGGTTTGTAACTTTATAGCGTTATATCAAATTGAGTCAAAGACTTGAATTGTTTCAATCTTGTCAAGACTTCTTCTTTATCAAGGTCAACCATTCTTTCTGTTCCAAATTTCTCCACACAGAAAGAAGCCAGGTTTGAACCATAAATAATGGCATTTTTCATATTCTCGAAAGAGATGTTTTCGCTTTGAGTGATAAATCCTGCGAAACCTCCAGCAAATGTATCTCCAGCTCCCGTTGGATCAAAAACTTCTTCTAATGGTAATGCCGGTGCAAAGAAAACCTCTTTATTATGGAACAATAATGCTCCATGCTCTCCTTTTTTAATCACCACATACTTTGGTCCCATAGTATGAATTTTGGCAGCAGCCTTCACTAAAGAATATTCTCCCGAAAGCTGACGCGCTTCTTCATCATTGATGGTAATAACATCTACTCTTTTTATCACATCCAATAATTCCGGCAAGGCACAATCCATCCAAAAATTCATTGTATCCAAAACCACTAATTTTGGTTGTACTTCCATTTGATCCAAAACACTGCTTTGTACCAATGGATGCAAGTTTCCAAGCATTACTACATCGGCATCTTTATAATCCTGAGATACTTTTGGCTGAAAATCAGCCAAAGTATTCAATTCAGTCACCAAAGTGTCTCTTGAATTCAAATCGTTATGGTAACGACCACTCCAAAAGAAAGTTTTTCCTCCTTTTACAATTTCCAAACCTGAAATATCAATATTTCTGCTAGCCAATAAATCCAAATGTTCTTGTGGAAAATCGTCGCCAACTACTGAAACAATAGCCGATTTTAAATTAAAAAAAGATGCAGAAAGTCCGATATATGTAGCGGCTCCGCCTAAAATCTTATCTGTTTTCCCGAAAGGAGTTTCAATAGCGTCGAAAGCAACAGTTCCGACAATCAGCAATTTGTTCATTTTTTGGTTTTGGAATTAAGGCGCAAAGGTAGTTCATAAGTTGTAAAATTGCAACGGCTAAAATCGTAAAGTTTTACTAATTTATCGCATTGAAATCTAATGCATTACACTATTTTATCCCCTTCATTTTCATAAAAAGCGTCGACTGAAAGCTGTTTTTGCATCGAAGCCATAACAGCCAGCGCATCGCATCTTTCGTTTTGTGGGTGATTATTATGGCCTTTTATCCATTTGAAATCAACTTGGTGTTTCCGGTAAACAGCCAAAAACCGTTTCCATAAATCGGGATTTTTCCTGCCTACAAAACCTTTTTTCTCCCAACCAAAAACCCATTTCTTCAAAACAGAATCCACTACATATTTCGAATCAGAAACAACCAAAACTTTCATATTCGGATTCTTGAGTTTTTCCAAACCTACAATTACAGCCAAAAGTTCCATTCTATTATTAGTAGTATATCTAAAACCTTCATAGAATTCTTTTTTATGTGGCGTCCCAACAAGCTCCATCACAACGCCGTAACCGCCGTTTCCCGGATTCCCTTTTGCGGCACCATCAGTATATATATGTACGTCGTGTTCCAAAATATGAAGTTAGAAGTTAGAAGTTAGAAGTTTTTCAATTACCTCAGGAAAATATCTTTGCTCCAGTTCATGTATTTTCTCAGCTACTTCTTCTGGGGTTTCTATTCCCGTTAAAGCTATATTTTTTTGAAAAATGATGTTCCCTTCATCATAATTTTCATTCACATAATGAATCGAAATTCCGGTTTCTTTTTCCTTGTTATTGACAATAGCTCTGTGTATGTGCATTCCATACATTCCCTTGCCTCCATAATTAGGTAAAAGTGCAGGATGAATATTGATTATCTTATGAGGGTATTGTTCAATTATATTTTCAGGGAATTTCAATAAAAAACCGGCAAGGACAATCAAATCCGGTTGAATTTCGTTTATTTTTTGCAATACATCCCCTTTATTTAATTCTTCTTTCGAAAAAACTTCCGTTGGAACTTCATATTTTCCGGCTCTTTCGATAACCTTGGCAGCAGCATTATTTGTAAAAACAGCAACTACCGTTCCTGACTCATTTGAATCAAAATATTTTATAATGTTCTCAGCATTAGTCCCAGATCCAGAAGCAAAAATCACTATTTTTTTCATAATCAACTCGATTTTATTTACGCAAAAAAAGGAATAAAAAATGAAAATAAATAACAATGAGAAGTCTTTGTTGAAATATATTTTATAAATTAGTTGTCACATTTATCAACTTAT is a window of Flavobacterium acetivorans DNA encoding:
- a CDS encoding superoxide dismutase produces the protein MAFELPQLPYAYDALEPYIDARTMEIHHTKHHNAYTTNLNAAIAGTDMEGKTIENILINLDMKNAAVRNNGGGFYNHSLYWSVMSPNGGGLPTGDLLAAIESAFGSFEEFKAKFSKAGATQFGSGWAWLCVHKGGKLDVCGTANQDNPLMPGIGCGGTPILGMDVWEHAYYLNYQNRRPDYIEAFFNTINWTEVSRRYALEK
- a CDS encoding amidophosphoribosyltransferase encodes the protein MSDALKHECGIALVRLLKPLEFYKEKYGTAFYGVQKMYLMMEKQHNRGQDGAGFASIKLDMEPGERYISRVRSNHAQPIQDVFAQINERINEEMVSHPEYADNVALQKANIPYIGELFLGHVRYGTFGKNSIESVHPFLRQNNWMHRNLILAGNFNMTNVKELFNSLVELGQHPKEMADTVTVMEKIGHFLDDAVTDLYQECKNEGLNKRQASPVIAERLDVARILARASKNLDGGYAMAGLLGHGDAFVFRDPAGIRPAYFYQDDEVVVVASERPVIQTVFNVPFEKVQEIDPGNALIIKKNGTVSMQEILTPTVKKACSFERIYFSRGSDAEIYQERKDLGKLILPAVLESIDSDTDNTVFSYIPNTAETSFYGMVEAAQDFLNKRKNDYILANKDTLTADSLQELLAVKIRTEKVAIKDAKLRTFITEDSSRDDLVAHVYDVTYGVIKPTDNLVIIDDSIVRGTTLKMSIIKMMDRLNPKRIVIVSSAPQIRYPDCYGIDMAKLEGLVAFRAALELLKERNLYHIVDEVYAKCKTQENFIDTEVVNYVTAIYAPFQPQEISDKIAEMLSSPEIKAEVKIIFQTVEDLHVACPKNLGDWYFTGDYPTPGGNRVVNRAFMNFYEGKDARAY
- a CDS encoding PfkB family carbohydrate kinase, which produces MNKLLIVGTVAFDAIETPFGKTDKILGGAATYIGLSASFFNLKSAIVSVVGDDFPQEHLDLLASRNIDISGLEIVKGGKTFFWSGRYHNDLNSRDTLVTELNTLADFQPKVSQDYKDADVVMLGNLHPLVQSSVLDQMEVQPKLVVLDTMNFWMDCALPELLDVIKRVDVITINDEEARQLSGEYSLVKAAAKIHTMGPKYVVIKKGEHGALLFHNKEVFFAPALPLEEVFDPTGAGDTFAGGFAGFITQSENISFENMKNAIIYGSNLASFCVEKFGTERMVDLDKEEVLTRLKQFKSLTQFDITL
- the rnhA gene encoding ribonuclease HI; protein product: MEHDVHIYTDGAAKGNPGNGGYGVVMELVGTPHKKEFYEGFRYTTNNRMELLAVIVGLEKLKNPNMKVLVVSDSKYVVDSVLKKWVFGWEKKGFVGRKNPDLWKRFLAVYRKHQVDFKWIKGHNNHPQNERCDALAVMASMQKQLSVDAFYENEGDKIV
- a CDS encoding phosphoribosylglycinamide formyltransferase, which gives rise to MKKIVIFASGSGTNAENIIKYFDSNESGTVVAVFTNNAAAKVIERAGKYEVPTEVFSKEELNKGDVLQKINEIQPDLIVLAGFLLKFPENIIEQYPHKIINIHPALLPNYGGKGMYGMHIHRAIVNNKEKETGISIHYVNENYDEGNIIFQKNIALTGIETPEEVAEKIHELEQRYFPEVIEKLLTSNF